One part of the Brevundimonas sp. NIBR11 genome encodes these proteins:
- the rpe gene encoding ribulose-phosphate 3-epimerase encodes MPNTPLICPSILASDFAKLGEEIRALETAGADWIHVDVMDGHFVPNITIGPDVVKALRPHTSLPFDIHLMVAPVDPWIEAYHAAGADILTVHPESGPHLHRTLDRIRQLGAKAGVVLNPGTPLSVLEEVVDLVDLVLLMSVNPGFGGQSFIPSTLKKIEKTRAILDAAGSKAHLQVDGGVTAANAGACVAAGADALVAGTAVFKGGPDAYAANIAAIKAA; translated from the coding sequence ATGCCGAATACGCCCCTGATCTGCCCGTCCATCCTGGCCTCTGACTTCGCCAAGCTCGGCGAGGAGATAAGGGCGCTGGAGACGGCCGGGGCGGACTGGATCCATGTCGACGTCATGGACGGCCATTTCGTGCCGAACATCACCATCGGCCCGGACGTGGTGAAGGCGCTGCGGCCGCACACGTCGTTGCCGTTCGACATCCACCTGATGGTTGCGCCGGTCGATCCGTGGATCGAGGCTTATCATGCGGCGGGCGCCGACATCCTGACCGTCCACCCCGAGAGCGGACCGCATCTGCATCGGACGCTCGATCGCATCCGGCAGCTGGGCGCCAAGGCGGGGGTGGTGCTGAACCCCGGCACGCCGCTGTCGGTGCTGGAGGAGGTGGTCGATCTGGTGGACCTGGTCCTGTTGATGTCGGTCAATCCGGGCTTCGGGGGACAGTCCTTCATTCCCTCGACCCTGAAGAAGATCGAGAAGACGCGGGCCATTCTGGATGCCGCCGGATCGAAGGCGCATCTCCAGGTCGACGGCGGGGTGACGGCGGCCAACGCCGGGGCCTGCGTCGCCGCCGGGGCCGATGCGCTGGTGGCGGGCACGGCCGTGTTCAAGGGCGGGCCGGACGCCTATGCGGCCAATATCGCCGCCATCAAGGCCGCATAA
- a CDS encoding heparinase II/III family protein, whose protein sequence is MNSFGPFADRNPPTPNVGEGAIPGLRGAPVRTPVRSSGVNTGPTLWPAIAGRVLTRQMWIELYGLPGYGMTLGLPKATAFAATPRDFRPADVNLGKAVLGGRFPLAGSNMEAEAPADPWNRPSPSKAFAVDLHAFAWMPALMLQSEKGAREALRLTLAWADAFSRWSPFAWDPQILARRVYNLACAAKKMGAVASEPDRLRLADTLGRQARQLLRPPGGLAGKAERLVAAAVAGCVLAGPSGSGLRKAALGRLPGALRVTVAGDGGHASRSPEAGMELLLDLLTLDDALSQLSEGAPEAMSGAIIRLTTALRLQVLPDGRLAGFQGGGPSSVARVAAARAHDEHAEAAANVAGSVGGLSRIRSPLLTIMTDAGSPGRGAWSEAACAQPLALEVVCGKDRIVTGCGWTPRAADRQGLRLTPGHSTLTLGEQSFAEPLGGWKGELLGPRLYGRPYHLTSERRDGDGAVWLEVEHDAWAQPFGLMHQRRLYLDQRLDELRAEERLHPAAGPRDVVRAIAAPYAVRFHLEPGVQASLARDRRSILLRGHSGRGWWFRTDGPDVAIEPSVHVDEGLTRRSLQVVVRGSARTDAETKIRWKLSPAGAAGDPAT, encoded by the coding sequence GTGAACTCCTTCGGGCCCTTCGCGGATCGCAATCCGCCTACGCCGAACGTGGGCGAGGGCGCCATACCCGGCCTGCGCGGCGCGCCGGTGCGCACGCCGGTCCGCTCCAGCGGCGTGAACACTGGACCGACGCTGTGGCCCGCCATCGCCGGGCGCGTCCTGACCCGGCAGATGTGGATCGAGCTCTATGGCCTGCCGGGTTACGGCATGACCCTGGGGCTGCCGAAGGCGACGGCCTTCGCCGCCACGCCGCGCGACTTCCGGCCGGCCGATGTGAATCTCGGCAAGGCGGTGCTCGGCGGGCGGTTCCCGCTGGCCGGATCGAACATGGAGGCCGAGGCGCCGGCCGATCCGTGGAACCGGCCGAGCCCGTCCAAGGCCTTCGCCGTCGATCTGCACGCCTTCGCCTGGATGCCTGCCTTGATGCTGCAGAGCGAAAAGGGCGCACGCGAGGCGCTGCGGCTGACCCTGGCCTGGGCCGACGCCTTTTCGCGCTGGTCGCCCTTCGCCTGGGATCCGCAGATTCTGGCGCGCCGCGTCTACAACCTGGCCTGTGCGGCCAAGAAGATGGGCGCGGTGGCGTCCGAGCCCGACCGGTTGAGGCTGGCCGATACGCTGGGGCGTCAGGCGCGGCAGCTGTTGCGGCCGCCGGGCGGTCTGGCGGGGAAGGCCGAACGGCTGGTCGCGGCGGCGGTGGCCGGCTGCGTGCTAGCGGGACCCTCTGGCTCGGGTCTGAGGAAGGCGGCGCTGGGCCGGCTGCCGGGAGCGTTGCGAGTCACGGTGGCGGGCGACGGGGGGCATGCTTCGCGCTCGCCCGAGGCCGGGATGGAGCTGCTGCTCGACCTTCTGACGCTGGACGACGCCCTGTCGCAGCTGTCGGAGGGCGCGCCCGAGGCCATGAGCGGGGCCATCATTCGCCTGACCACGGCGCTGAGGCTTCAGGTCCTGCCCGACGGGCGGCTGGCAGGCTTCCAGGGCGGGGGACCGTCGAGCGTGGCGCGGGTCGCAGCGGCGCGGGCCCATGACGAACACGCCGAGGCGGCCGCCAACGTGGCCGGGAGTGTCGGCGGGCTGTCTCGCATCCGCTCGCCGCTCCTGACCATCATGACCGATGCCGGTTCCCCGGGACGCGGCGCCTGGTCCGAGGCGGCCTGCGCCCAGCCGCTGGCGCTGGAGGTCGTGTGCGGCAAGGACCGGATCGTGACCGGCTGCGGCTGGACGCCGCGCGCCGCCGACCGGCAGGGGCTGAGGCTCACGCCCGGCCACTCGACCCTGACCCTGGGCGAGCAGTCGTTCGCCGAGCCCCTGGGCGGGTGGAAGGGGGAGCTTCTGGGGCCGCGTCTGTACGGGCGGCCCTATCATCTGACGTCGGAGCGTCGGGATGGCGACGGGGCGGTCTGGCTGGAGGTCGAGCACGACGCCTGGGCCCAGCCGTTCGGTTTGATGCATCAGCGCCGCCTGTATCTGGATCAGCGCCTGGACGAACTTCGGGCCGAGGAGCGGCTCCATCCCGCGGCTGGGCCGCGCGACGTGGTGCGGGCCATCGCGGCGCCCTATGCCGTGCGGTTCCACCTGGAACCGGGGGTGCAGGCGTCACTGGCGCGGGACCGTCGCTCGATCCTGCTGCGCGGCCATTCCGGGCGGGGATGGTGGTTCAGGACCGACGGTCCGGACGTGGCGATCGAACCGTCCGTACACGTTGACGAGGGCCTGACGCGGCGCTCGCTGCAGGTCGTTGTGCGGGGGTCGGCCCGGACGGACGCCGAGACCAAGATCCGCTGGAAGCTGAGCCCGGCCGGGGCGGCGGGCGATCCGGCGACCTAG
- a CDS encoding MarR family transcriptional regulator — protein sequence MVKSGKQARRAGTLAESPSHLMHRALQLALDIYAEEAGENGPTQRQFAVMEAVSVKEGLTQTELVRATGIDRSTLADLVARMTTKGLLSRERSSLDARAKAVRLSPEGQALLDAARPKVEAADKRIMGLLPKAKRDGFLDMLAEIAAAADAQPDLEKAEAKALKRAAKEARKAEKALEKAAEKAAKPKKAKPPKVKKSKAAEPVA from the coding sequence ATGGTCAAATCCGGCAAACAGGCGCGGCGCGCGGGCACGCTCGCGGAGTCGCCCAGCCATCTGATGCACCGCGCCCTGCAACTCGCCCTCGACATCTATGCCGAAGAGGCCGGCGAGAACGGCCCGACCCAGCGTCAGTTCGCCGTCATGGAGGCCGTCTCGGTCAAGGAAGGCCTGACCCAGACCGAACTGGTCCGCGCCACCGGCATCGACCGCTCGACCCTGGCCGACCTCGTCGCGCGGATGACGACCAAGGGCCTGCTGTCGCGCGAACGCTCGTCGCTGGACGCGCGCGCCAAGGCCGTGCGCCTGTCGCCCGAGGGTCAGGCCCTCCTCGACGCCGCCCGTCCGAAGGTTGAGGCCGCCGACAAACGGATCATGGGCCTATTGCCCAAGGCCAAGCGCGACGGCTTCCTCGACATGCTGGCCGAGATCGCCGCCGCCGCCGACGCCCAGCCCGATCTGGAAAAGGCCGAGGCCAAGGCCCTGAAGAGGGCCGCCAAGGAGGCCCGTAAGGCCGAGAAGGCGCTGGAGAAGGCCGCCGAAAAAGCCGCCAAGCCCAAGAAGGCGAAGCCGCCGAAGGTCAAGAAGTCCAAGGCCGCCGAACCTGTCGCCTGA
- a CDS encoding septation protein IspZ: MTDAAPETAHAKPPTWIRQVVDFGALAAFAATFIFFRVRGLPGDEALVHATWGLVAGSVVAVAVGLMVEKRLALMPLLVGGFALVFGVLTIVFNDDLFVKLKVTVLNASLAIALIGGYLMKKQPLKALLGTVIPVNDTAWRTLTLRYGLYFAAVAVVNELVRSEALVGWAAARMGQGHIDPADVWVSFRGVLWIASSVFGLSQLPLIMKNLISEAPVDASAPARPDTAP, encoded by the coding sequence ATGACCGACGCCGCCCCCGAGACCGCCCACGCCAAGCCGCCGACCTGGATCCGTCAGGTCGTCGATTTCGGCGCCCTGGCCGCCTTCGCCGCCACCTTCATCTTCTTCCGGGTGCGCGGCCTGCCTGGCGACGAGGCCCTGGTTCACGCGACCTGGGGTCTGGTGGCCGGGTCGGTCGTGGCCGTGGCCGTCGGCCTGATGGTCGAAAAGCGTCTGGCCCTGATGCCCCTGCTTGTCGGTGGCTTCGCCCTCGTCTTCGGCGTCCTGACCATCGTCTTCAACGACGACCTGTTCGTGAAGCTGAAGGTGACGGTGCTGAACGCCTCGCTGGCGATCGCCCTGATCGGCGGATACCTGATGAAGAAACAGCCGCTGAAGGCTCTGCTCGGCACGGTCATCCCGGTCAACGACACCGCCTGGCGCACCCTGACCCTGCGCTATGGCCTCTATTTCGCGGCCGTCGCCGTCGTCAACGAACTGGTCCGGTCCGAGGCCCTCGTCGGCTGGGCGGCCGCCCGGATGGGCCAAGGCCACATCGACCCGGCGGACGTCTGGGTCAGCTTCCGCGGCGTCCTCTGGATCGCGTCTTCGGTCTTCGGCCTCTCGCAACTGCCGCTGATCATGAAGAACCTGATCTCCGAAGCGCCGGTCGATGCGTCCGCCCCGGCCCGCCCCGACACGGCGCCCTAA